From Halostagnicola kamekurae, the proteins below share one genomic window:
- a CDS encoding succinylglutamate desuccinylase/aspartoacylase domain-containing protein yields MTATASFALIGVAGANDGSESDSSRESYQILEGTDHETTVYRTTASADGPTVVVVGGMHGNEVGGYEAASAIAEWDIDAGTLVTIPRANAEAVELGTRSGDDGIDLNRQFPQGQEPTTDVARAIWNVLENHDPDIVIDLHESIGIYAGGPVDGVGQAIFHSDGAETATDADQAADTVSQNLVDEPALEFTTDTFAGPETEPSGLLVHKAARDLDAQSFLIETLSRGPALETRVQWHTRLVTDLVEEGLFEAETTPEDSSDETADGSSDETAGDADDSSDETTGAGSDGSSDETANDSDDEVIEQCPAGDA; encoded by the coding sequence TTGACAGCCACAGCCAGTTTCGCACTCATTGGCGTCGCTGGTGCAAACGACGGATCCGAAAGCGACAGCTCGAGGGAATCGTATCAAATTCTCGAAGGCACCGATCACGAAACGACGGTGTATCGGACGACTGCAAGTGCCGACGGGCCGACCGTAGTGGTCGTCGGCGGAATGCACGGCAACGAGGTCGGAGGGTACGAAGCAGCGAGCGCTATCGCTGAGTGGGATATCGACGCTGGCACGCTCGTCACGATCCCCCGAGCGAACGCCGAGGCCGTCGAGCTCGGGACGCGAAGCGGCGACGACGGTATCGATCTGAACCGTCAGTTCCCCCAAGGCCAAGAGCCGACGACCGACGTCGCTCGAGCGATATGGAACGTCCTCGAAAACCACGATCCCGACATCGTTATCGACCTCCACGAGTCGATCGGCATCTACGCCGGCGGCCCCGTCGACGGCGTCGGACAGGCGATTTTCCACTCGGACGGTGCCGAGACCGCGACCGATGCCGACCAGGCTGCCGACACCGTGAGCCAAAACCTCGTCGATGAACCGGCGCTCGAGTTCACGACTGATACCTTCGCCGGGCCGGAAACCGAACCGAGCGGATTGCTCGTCCACAAGGCCGCACGAGACCTGGACGCCCAGTCGTTCCTCATCGAAACCCTCTCGCGCGGTCCTGCCCTCGAGACGCGCGTTCAGTGGCACACGCGGTTAGTCACGGATCTTGTTGAAGAGGGACTGTTCGAAGCCGAGACGACGCCCGAGGATTCGTCTGATGAAACAGCGGACGGTTCGTCTGACGAGACAGCGGGCGACGCCGATGACTCGTCCGATGAGACGACGGGTGCTGGCTCCGACGGCTCGTCCGACGAGACGGCGAACGACTCCGACGACGAAGTCATCGAACAGTGTCCGGCAGGCGACGCCTGA
- a CDS encoding PGF-CTERM sorting domain-containing protein, which yields MKFETTTRETRWTVLTAVMIVSMLALSTVAAGAATAAVQDGDENATADLELTVDAPDSVETSESATIDVTVAAAGDEQVTTDVVFEIDGEEIREEVTASADEDGSVTITVEGVALSEGDNQWTVTAGDEEQSGTLAVTDSADDSETDDESTDESGASGNETTGDDTADNGTETGDEGTTDNESNASENESAANETADNESPSGDTADNETAGDDTEGENNASGTDGDTDSQNDDSAPGFGVVGTLAAVLVGGLLFARRRS from the coding sequence ATGAAATTCGAAACGACGACTCGAGAAACGCGATGGACCGTACTCACCGCAGTAATGATCGTATCGATGCTCGCTCTGTCGACAGTCGCCGCGGGTGCAGCAACCGCGGCCGTTCAGGACGGCGACGAAAACGCCACTGCCGACCTCGAGTTGACGGTCGATGCACCGGACTCGGTCGAGACGAGCGAATCGGCGACGATCGACGTCACCGTGGCCGCAGCAGGCGACGAGCAGGTCACGACCGATGTCGTCTTCGAGATCGATGGTGAGGAGATACGAGAGGAAGTGACCGCCAGTGCCGACGAGGATGGGTCTGTCACGATCACCGTCGAAGGGGTTGCCCTCTCTGAGGGTGACAATCAGTGGACGGTCACCGCCGGTGACGAGGAACAGTCGGGAACGCTCGCCGTAACCGATAGCGCGGACGATAGCGAGACCGACGACGAGTCAACTGACGAGAGCGGCGCTTCAGGGAACGAGACCACTGGTGACGATACCGCTGATAACGGCACCGAGACCGGTGACGAGGGTACTACCGACAACGAAAGCAACGCATCGGAGAACGAATCCGCTGCGAACGAGACCGCCGACAACGAGAGTCCCAGCGGCGACACTGCCGACAACGAAACTGCCGGTGACGACACCGAAGGCGAAAACAACGCCTCGGGCACCGACGGCGACACCGACTCCCAGAACGACGACTCCGCTCCCGGATTCGGCGTCGTTGGGACGCTCGCTGCCGTGCTCGTCGGAGGGTTGCTGTTCGCCCGTCGACGTAGCTGA
- a CDS encoding ArsR family transcriptional regulator — protein MQLAGSLRTTADDRILEIFRERGNLTPAPVEEFGGPSSSHASRSCKKFARHGLLEQIVTGLYTITDEGKAYLDDEFDASELDPLEDSK, from the coding sequence GTGCAGTTAGCTGGATCTCTGCGCACGACCGCCGATGACCGAATCCTCGAGATCTTCCGCGAACGCGGTAATCTGACCCCCGCGCCGGTCGAGGAGTTCGGTGGCCCCTCCAGTAGCCACGCGAGCCGTAGCTGCAAGAAATTCGCTCGCCACGGGCTACTCGAGCAGATTGTTACCGGCCTCTACACGATTACTGATGAAGGGAAGGCGTATCTCGACGATGAGTTCGATGCGAGTGAACTCGACCCGCTCGAGGATTCCAAATAA
- a CDS encoding DUF7342 family protein encodes MKEPRDELQADDEHFEAPDFDSVPAPEDLVRGDRARDDFFDAVLALDSPATANDVADLAGHGVDAAREYLNWFERMGIVRQVTESPATYERNQEYLNWRRVQTLRNEYATEELLDLLRTESERAETLAEEFDTAVPADISIARYAEGTDQSIEAVWERLTAWQTARRRVALLERALTTESGNVADLHSAV; translated from the coding sequence ATGAAAGAACCGCGCGACGAGTTACAGGCCGACGACGAGCACTTCGAAGCGCCCGACTTCGACTCGGTACCCGCTCCAGAAGACCTCGTCCGCGGCGATCGAGCGCGGGACGACTTTTTCGATGCGGTCCTCGCACTCGACAGTCCGGCGACTGCGAACGACGTGGCCGATCTCGCGGGTCACGGTGTCGACGCCGCGCGCGAGTACTTAAACTGGTTCGAACGGATGGGGATCGTGAGACAAGTCACGGAATCGCCGGCTACCTACGAACGGAACCAGGAGTACCTGAACTGGCGGCGCGTCCAGACGCTTCGGAACGAGTACGCCACCGAGGAACTTCTGGACCTGCTACGGACGGAATCGGAGCGTGCGGAGACATTGGCGGAGGAGTTCGATACTGCAGTACCAGCCGACATCTCGATTGCACGCTACGCCGAGGGAACCGACCAATCTATCGAGGCCGTCTGGGAGCGTCTCACCGCGTGGCAAACGGCTCGTCGTCGCGTGGCGCTTCTCGAGCGAGCGCTCACGACCGAGTCCGGTAACGTCGCTGATCTACACTCGGCGGTATGA
- a CDS encoding BCCT family transporter: protein MGDSDDSGGLTEGLQMDLFHPDSEHDPGDGNVQKWGFDVHPVVFPISLFLVATFVAATVLLGEQAATVYAGVRSFFEGNFGWFYLLSVNFFIAVLLFFAFSKYGKIRIGGVEAEKEFGDFAWMAMLFSAGMGIGLMFYSVSEPLVYYSDVPGFFDAEAGTGMAGVAALTQTFFHWGIHPWGIYGLVGLGLAFFSFNRGLPLTFRSIFWPLLGDRIYGWPGHLIDLVTVFATLFGLATSLGLGVKQINTGLSYVLGDILGVASVPTGTVPQILLIAVITAIATTSVAAGLEGGVKRLSTLNVYLMFALFGFVVLVGPTVFIFGAWVQGLGSYFSNLPSLAFFTGALSDGSSTVDGWTVFYWAWWIAWSPFVGTFIARISKGRTIREFVVGVLVLPSLFSTVWLAAFGGSALFNSLEGGGAVLTAYEQAGQTTAMFALLEQFPFGAVSGLVAILLVATFFVTSSDSGSLVIDHLTSGGKRDAPKIQRIFWAITEGVVAALLLYGGGLNALQTAAIATGFPFALVLVVMCYTVYRGLQQEYEVLQSEEFAERVQEITDEDVAIDRSRSEVVTDIRESPESADD, encoded by the coding sequence ATGGGCGACAGTGACGACTCCGGCGGGCTCACGGAGGGGCTCCAGATGGATCTGTTCCATCCGGATTCCGAACACGATCCCGGCGACGGCAACGTCCAGAAGTGGGGATTCGACGTCCACCCAGTCGTCTTTCCGATTTCGCTCTTCCTGGTCGCCACATTCGTCGCCGCCACCGTCCTCCTCGGCGAACAGGCTGCCACAGTGTACGCGGGCGTTCGGAGCTTCTTCGAGGGGAACTTCGGCTGGTTCTACCTGCTCTCGGTGAACTTCTTCATCGCCGTCCTCCTGTTTTTCGCGTTCAGCAAGTACGGGAAGATCCGGATCGGCGGCGTGGAAGCCGAGAAGGAGTTCGGCGACTTCGCGTGGATGGCGATGCTGTTCAGCGCGGGGATGGGTATCGGGCTGATGTTCTACAGCGTCTCCGAGCCGCTAGTCTACTACTCCGACGTCCCCGGGTTCTTCGACGCCGAAGCGGGGACCGGGATGGCGGGCGTTGCCGCCCTGACACAGACGTTCTTCCACTGGGGGATTCACCCGTGGGGGATCTACGGTCTGGTCGGGCTCGGTCTGGCGTTCTTCTCGTTCAACCGCGGGCTCCCCCTGACGTTCCGGTCGATATTCTGGCCGCTGCTCGGCGACCGGATCTACGGCTGGCCGGGCCACCTCATCGACCTTGTAACCGTGTTCGCGACGCTGTTCGGCCTCGCGACGTCGCTCGGCCTCGGCGTCAAACAGATCAACACCGGCCTCTCGTACGTCCTGGGTGATATCTTAGGCGTCGCAAGCGTCCCGACTGGAACCGTTCCACAGATACTGCTCATCGCCGTCATCACCGCCATCGCGACGACCTCCGTCGCGGCCGGTCTGGAAGGCGGCGTCAAGCGCCTGAGCACGCTGAACGTCTACCTGATGTTCGCGCTGTTCGGATTCGTCGTCCTCGTCGGGCCGACCGTCTTTATCTTCGGGGCGTGGGTGCAGGGACTCGGATCGTACTTCAGTAACCTCCCGTCGCTGGCATTTTTCACCGGCGCGCTCAGCGACGGATCGTCAACGGTCGACGGCTGGACGGTGTTCTACTGGGCGTGGTGGATCGCTTGGTCGCCGTTCGTCGGCACGTTCATCGCGCGCATCTCGAAGGGACGGACCATCCGGGAGTTCGTCGTCGGCGTCCTCGTCCTCCCGTCGCTGTTCTCGACGGTCTGGCTCGCCGCCTTCGGCGGGAGCGCGCTGTTCAACTCGCTCGAGGGCGGCGGCGCGGTGCTCACAGCCTACGAGCAAGCCGGCCAGACGACGGCAATGTTCGCCCTGCTCGAGCAGTTTCCGTTCGGCGCGGTCTCTGGATTGGTGGCCATCCTGCTCGTGGCCACGTTCTTCGTCACGTCCTCGGACTCCGGCTCGCTGGTCATCGACCACTTGACCTCCGGCGGGAAACGCGACGCGCCGAAGATCCAGCGCATCTTCTGGGCGATCACCGAAGGCGTCGTCGCCGCCCTGTTGCTCTACGGCGGCGGTCTCAACGCCCTCCAGACGGCGGCGATCGCGACCGGGTTCCCGTTCGCGCTCGTCCTCGTCGTGATGTGTTATACGGTGTATCGGGGGCTCCAACAGGAGTACGAAGTGCTTCAGTCCGAGGAGTTCGCCGAGCGCGTCCAGGAGATCACGGACGAGGACGTTGCCATCGACAGATCCCGATCCGAGGTCGTGACCGACATCCGGGAGAGTCCTGAGAGCGCGGACGACTGA
- a CDS encoding NAD+ synthase — protein MTNLYEQTQSEIEPLDLRFSERELEARVDHLTDFVVDEVNAADVDGALIALSGGIDSTTTANLAVEALGADAVHGLLLPKEVNEDANMSDAERVARELDISYDVLEVDGIVDEILDTYDADPEDDSEGSWEGRYIGNTSARVRMLLNYLVAGYENKLVLGTGNRAELATGYVTKYGDGGVDCNPLGNLYKQQVRQLAAHLGVDESLVQKTPTGGMVDYDTDEEEFGVDYDTLDAVLALHVDGGVPAAATARLTDTSIDEVEHIVEMHEQSDHKRTPPSTPEPL, from the coding sequence GTGACGAACCTCTACGAGCAAACCCAATCCGAGATCGAACCGCTCGACCTCCGATTCTCCGAGCGCGAACTCGAGGCGCGCGTCGACCACCTCACCGATTTCGTCGTCGACGAAGTCAACGCAGCCGATGTCGACGGCGCACTCATCGCGCTTTCGGGCGGCATCGACAGCACGACGACCGCCAACCTCGCGGTCGAAGCCCTCGGTGCCGACGCGGTCCACGGGCTCCTCCTCCCGAAGGAGGTCAACGAGGACGCGAACATGAGCGACGCCGAACGGGTCGCCCGCGAACTCGACATCAGCTACGACGTCCTCGAAGTCGATGGCATCGTCGACGAGATCCTCGACACGTACGACGCCGATCCCGAAGACGACTCCGAGGGCAGCTGGGAAGGACGATACATCGGGAACACGAGCGCTCGAGTCCGAATGCTGTTGAACTACCTCGTTGCGGGCTACGAGAACAAACTCGTTCTCGGAACGGGCAACCGCGCCGAACTCGCCACCGGATACGTGACGAAGTACGGCGACGGCGGCGTCGATTGTAACCCGCTCGGGAACCTCTACAAACAGCAGGTTCGACAGCTCGCCGCCCACCTCGGCGTCGACGAATCGCTCGTCCAGAAGACGCCGACCGGCGGCATGGTCGACTACGATACCGACGAGGAGGAATTCGGCGTCGACTACGACACGTTAGACGCCGTTCTCGCGCTCCACGTCGACGGCGGCGTCCCCGCCGCGGCGACGGCTCGCCTCACGGACACCTCTATCGACGAAGTCGAGCACATCGTCGAGATGCACGAGCAGAGCGACCATAAGCGGACGCCACCATCGACGCCGGAACCGCTGTAA